A region from the Thalassophryne amazonica chromosome 2, fThaAma1.1, whole genome shotgun sequence genome encodes:
- the lin7c gene encoding protein lin-7 homolog C has translation MASLGEPVRLERDINRAIELLDKLQRTGEVPPQKLQALQRVLQSEFCNAVREVYEHVYETVDINSSPEVRANATAKATVAAFAASEGHSHPRVVELPKTEEGLGFNIMGGKEQNSPIYISRIIPGGIADRQGGLKRGDQLLSVNGVSVEGEHHEKAVELLKAAQGTVKLVVRYTPKVLEEMESRFEKMRSAKRRQQNNYPQ, from the exons ATGGCATCGCTTGGGGAACCTGTCAGGCTGGAAAGAG ACATTAACCGTGCAATTGAACTGCTTGATAAGCTCCAGAGGACAGGAGAAGTTCCTCCCCAGAAGCTGCAGGCACTGCAAAGAGTATTACAGAGTGAGTTCTGTAATgctgtcagagag GTGTATGAACATGTGTATGAAACTGTGGACATCAACAGCAGTCCTGAGGTCAGGGCGAATGCCACAGCAAAG GCTACTGTGGCAGCTTTTGCAGCGAGTGAGGGTCACTCTCATCCACGTGTTGTGGAACTGCCAAAGACAGAAGAAGGGCTAGGCTTCAATATTATGGGTGGAAAAGAGCAAAACTCACCTATTTATATCTCACGGATCATCCCAGGTGGCATCGCTGACCGGCAGGGTGGCCTGAAGAGAGGCGATCAGCTTCTTTCTGTTAATGGGGTG AGTGTGGAAGGTGAACACCATGAAAAAGCTGTGGAACTCCTCAAGGCAGCCCAGGGCACAGTGAAGCTGGTAGTAAGGTATACCCCCAAAGTCCTAGAGGAAATGGAGTCACGCTTTGAGAAAATGAGGTCAGCGAAGCGCCGGCAACAGAACAACTATCCccagtag